In Lolium rigidum isolate FL_2022 chromosome 7, APGP_CSIRO_Lrig_0.1, whole genome shotgun sequence, the DNA window cgttgctcgtacttgaagcgcttttgatggcgagcaacgtagttatcattagatgtgttagggatagcattgttcttcgtttaagcatgcttacgtagtgcgacccttgcatatctagccgccctcacgcctatctcgggtgtgggggcggcacccgcttgatcattatttagtagatcgatccgttacgattgctccttgtcccgcaaggattagtttaatatacgcaatagttaggccttacaaagggggaggatccagtggcacgtagggtggcgttcgcaagtcctaaacaggatgttccgaggaccaacgtcatgttggttgtttggccttgtttaggatcggcttacgagcaccgtgcgtggccgcgaggcccaacctggagtaggatgatccgattatgcggtgaaaaccctaaatcgtcgtagatctaattagctttatcttgatcaagcaggaccaccaagtattcgtgcaccccgtacgaatcatgggtggatcggctctttgagccgattcacgggataacctgagagccgatcgaggctcgtatttaacgtttacatgtatgccctgcgggaaactaagcgaggcatccccatcaccttcccggccgggtataggtcgggtggcacgcccttgcacttcgcatcgccgcgtgcgaccggaagagcattgcgggccgtcgctcggaggggtctcggccagccgcagctctaggctcttcccggctctacggtgttgacaaggccgctgccgccggtgggttttggcgatcaacacattacggcacgcccggttaCGCTTGCCTTCGGCACATGTTACGCTTGCGTTCGGCACCGATCCTGCGAGCGGTGGCCACGTCGGCGGACGAGAGTCAGCGTGGATTTTggcggagccgacgtacaagtgcagtgccctggctatccatacaagccgatatctgcagtcatccagcaggtatcggctcgggggggcatataatcagatgaacatgtgcaggtaAAACATGtcagaacatacgtgcaatgaaacattgggggccgattaagaaaaatcggccaaataacaaaaaaaaaacaaaaaaaatgcgcagccagcagccgatgcgcagccatcgactttagtggaattatgcaatATCGAGTCTTCACCAAATCCAGaccaacggtggtgccttctgttgcctcgagggagtaaaacaatggaaacttctccagctgcttcgagccgatccgggttcctgaacctttttgtcaaggatttccaatctttggggctagttcagctgaaacggaagattatcggctgtcggaggaagaaagaggatcggctgtggcgcattctctctgacattctcgcctcgagtgaggctcggggggcagcaggctcgggtaaggctcggggggcagcaggcctagttgatactctgtttaaagaaccgatgggggataccatcggctgatccttcattgcaaccttcttcacaatgatgggtgcTGGAAAGGATTATTGGTTTTGtttggaaaagttcgaaggttttcctgaagatcctgcattttccaccagatttagaaaaacatcagctgaagaagagaagggtgaatttcaaaggaccgatgcggtgcgatcggctcattacgcattggcaaaggggacgaatcggcaaggtcggtagaagagagaatcggctcaattaaactcagaaggaatcggcaaaatcaaaattggggaaaagttcttcattgattaagatgagatttcttacataaagagctaattactCTCAAAAgggaatactaggggatccattgccccatctgctactactggccctattctagaggtcctatctatgggccatcactgccctcgtcgtcgccgtcgtcgccactctcggcgctgctcccggcgggctcgtcgtcgctccaatggccgccgaccgggccctcgttgtcttcatcttcttcgtcagcgtcgtcctcgtcgctgtcgaagtcgctaagattgcccggccaagggcagacccgcttggccggcggctcgtcggaggagctatcgtcgtcgtcctcctcctcctcttcctgctcctccccctccccggaagaggtgaagtcgcatgaGAAGCTGTcatcgtcactctcctcctccgtttccccaacagcgaggaagcggaggtcgctctccccgtccgtcgaggactggtcgtcctcggaccagatggagaagtcgtggtctgactcctccccggccgcaatggcgcggcgggtgttggtcgcgtggaccgccgccgcgttgtactccggcgtcggctcacgggatgtggaggattggccggcaagatccgatggggcggaggaggaagaagacatggtgggcgggagggcttttggagtgctaatgcgaaggagatacagaggagaactgttcagaggggttaaatcgaaggaggatatagtggaaattcaatgccacagcagtttccgaggaagtggtgcctaaaaaaaaaaaaagggagactgccaggtcacgcggggaagttgagaaggcagggcatcatcatgagggatactgcgacgtttctgccacgacatgacccgacgaaggaaagcagagtgattttggaattaccaattccaaaaccaggggggcatgtgttatcaccagaatttaaccgagtcagaggtgggccaatcaggatgggcttaaagaaatatacatgaaggattacgtgaatcggccttttataccaagttgagcttaattgcccgtgtatttgtaacatattagatcgcatcttagtttagagatagaatcttactcgtgcacggtttggtgcacgcccacattagagagtccgctagactataaatatgtatctagggtttatggaataaacaacaactcacgttcaaccccaaacaaaccaatctcggcgcattgccaactccttcgtctcgagggtttctatcaggtaagcgacatgctgcctagatcgcatcttgcgatctaggcagcacaagcccacgttgttcatgcgttgctcgtacttgaagcgcttttgatggcgagtaacgtagttatcattagatgtgttagggttagcattgttcttcgtttaagcatgcttacgtagtgcgacccttgcatatctagccgccctcacgcctatctcgggtgtgggggcggcacccgcttgatcattatttagtagatctgatccgttacgattgctccttgtcctgcaaggattagtttaatatctgcaatagttaggccttacaaagggggggaggatccagtggcacgtagggtggcgttcgcaagtcctaaacaggatgttccgaggaccaacgtcatgttggttgtttggccttgtttaggatcggcttacgagcaccgtgcgtggccgcgaggcccaactcggagtaggatgatccgattatgcggtgaaaaccctaaatcgtcgtagatctaattagctttatcttgatcaagcgggaccaccaagtattcgtgcaccccgtacgaatcatgggtggatcggctctttgagccgattcacgggataactcgagagccgatcgaggctcgtatttaacgtttacatgtatgccctgcgaggaaactaagcgaggcatccccatcaccttcctggccgggtataggtcaggtggcacgcccttgcacttcgcatcgccgcgtgtgaccgagaagagcattgcgggccgtcgctcggaggggtctcagccagccgcagctctaggctcttcccggctctacggtgttgacaaggccgctgcccgccggtgggttttggcagtcaacaggatgatcatccaagtagtcagtccatgggttgggcaattctctaccaaagatttcattctctcccatgcttgagcaacatgttcattatctaattgcttaaaattcattatgctacttctcaaagatataattttagcgggaggataatatctaccaataaaagcatccttacatttagtccatgaatcaatactatttctaggcgagagatagcaaccaatctttagctcttcctcttaaggagaaaggaaacaattttaattttataatgtcacaatctacatccttatacttttgcatttcacatagttcaacaaaattattaagatgggcagcagcatcatcagaactaacaccggaaaattgctctctcataacaagattcagtaaagcaggtttaatttcaaagaattctgctgtagtagcaggtggagcaataggtgtgcataagaaatcattattatttgtgctagtgaaatcacacaacttagtattctcaacagtacccattttagcagtagtaaataaagtaaatgcaagtaactaattttttgtgtgtttttgatatagagaacaagaaagtaaataaagtaaaactagcaactaatttttgtgtgttttgatataatgcagcaaacaaagtagtaaataaaataaagcaagacaaaaacaaagtaaattggaagtggagactccccttgcagcgtgtcttcatctccccggcaacggcgccagaaaaatagcttgatgcgtgcagtcgacacgtccgttgggaaccccaagaggaaggtgtgatgcgtacggtagcaagttttccctcagaaagaaaccaaggtttatcgaaccaggaggagccaagaagcacgttgaaggttgatggtggcggagtgtagtgcggcgcaacaccggggattccggcgccaacgtggaacctgcacaacacaatcacggaactttgccccaacgtaacggcgaggttgtcaatctcaccggcttgctcgtaaacaaaggattagatgtatagtgtggatgatgatgattatttgcaaagaacgagtaaagaacaattgcggcggtttgtatttcggatgtaaagaataggaccggggtccatagttcactagcggtgtctctcccataagatagcagatgttgggtgaacaaattacagttgggcaattgacaaataaacaaggcataacaatgcacatacatatatcatgatgagtactatgagatttaattagggcattacgacaaagtacatagaccgctatccgacatgcatctatgcctaaaagtccactttcgggttatcatccgaacccctccggtattaagttgtaaacaacgagacaattgcattaagtatggtgcgtaatgtaatcaacacaaatatccttagacaaagcatcgatgttttatccctagtggcaacgagcacatccacaaccttagaactttacatcacatgtcccagatttaatggaggcatgaacccactatcgagcataaatactccctcttggagtcacaagtatcaacttggccagagcctctactagcaacggagagcatgcaagaacataaataacatatatgatagattgataatcaacttgacatagtattcaatattcatcggatcccaacaaacacaacatgaaggattacaaatagatgatcttgatcatgataggcagctcacaagatctaacatgatagcacaatgaggagaagacaaccatctagctactgctatggacccatagtccaggggtgaactactcacacatcgatccggaggcgatcatggcgatgaagagacctccgggagatgattcccctctccggcgagggtgcggaggcgatctcctgaatcccccgagatgggattggcggcgggggcgtctctggaaggttttccgtatcgtggctctcggtactaggggtttcgcgacggaggctttaagtaggcggaagggcggagtcgggagtgtcacgggggccccacacgctagggccgcgcgggccccctctaggccgcgccgccctagtgtggcggcgcccgtggccccacttcgtcttccctccggtcttctggaagcttcgtgcaaaaataggcccctgggcgttgatttcgtcaattccgagaatatttccttactaggatttctgaaaccaaaaacagcagaaaacagcaactggctcttcggcatcttgtcaataggttagtgccggaaaattcataataatgacatataatgtgtataaaacatgtgagtatcatcataaaagtagcatggaacatatgaaattataaatacgtttgggacgtatcaatgagcGACCTTTCGTTGATCTCATCCCGATCTTGTAAACATAACTATTGAATTGGTACAATCGGTGAAATGTACATTTATTCTAATTTTGTTCATGGAATTATCTAGATGGTGAACTAAGCGCGTAGTTGATTTTATTCACCACATAGACCGGTCGCACAGTCAGTGAATATTCATGGATTGTTGCTCATAAATGATTCGCTTCCAAAATTTGCAGAACTAGATAATTtctcgcgcgttgctgcggaaataaTTGAAATACATtaaattttaaattcaaacatCACACATATGGATTGAAATGTTTCAAATGTTGGCTGTCGACACAGTGATTTTAGAACGCAGCTGCACATTCTTAAGACATGATTGGAGAGTCACACAGTACCTCACGATTTTCAATTAGCACGATAAATTAAAATGGAAATCATGTTGTATGGTAAATAGGACAGGGGCAGGGAAATATGTAGTGCCCTGCATTATACCATTAAAATGTCAATATACCATTTACAACTAAGCATATTACTGAGGAAAGTGAAAAATTATATATGTAGAAGCCAGTTGAAATGAATATATGCTTCTCAATCATTCCTAGTTTTTTAGCAGTCCTAACCAACCCGCAATACACAAATGAATAATATCATGTTGCAGCCCCAAAAGGAGAAATATTAGCAGAACTAAGATTTACGGGCAGGTTAAGCAACGTTAGCTTACCAAAGAAGTGGATGCTATGTATTGATAGAAAAAAATGGAGACTCAAATTGAATACTAATTAAATATAAAACCGatgaagacaaagaatgaaaattATGGCCACATGGCAGTAAAAAAATTATCAACCATTACCGATGATCTTCCTCAGCCATTCACTTTTCCTGGATCCTCCCCACGCACTGGTAAGGAGGCAGATGAAACAAAATTGAGTTTAAACCGGAGCATCTCGTAGCTGCGCACAACAGCTCAAATCCTTAAGTTGGAATTGCCGCTGCTCCTTATCCGGCCGGACCTAATCCCGGCACTTGCAGTGTCATTGTGCAGTGCAAGCGCCACTATTTCCATCGATCTTCTGGCCACCTACACATGGTAACAATTACTTCCtctgttcttttttaattgactcagatttagtacaactttatactaaatttgagtcaattaaaaaggaacggagggagtacatcagaTCTGGTGAtatgtaaaaaaaaaacatatgtttAGCTGTGAAAGAGTAGATTTTAGAAGGTGTGAGTAAAAGAGAGAAGGACTGCCCCTGAGTTTATAGGACAACGTGGGGAGAGGAAGCGACTACACCATTTGATGGATTTATGGAGCAGAAGAAGCCCGATCGCTGCACTTAGTGGTTGTCTTTGGCTAGGGAGAAGGTCAATGGGTACATAAATAATGCTAGTGGTTTGTTCTTTCTGAATTCTGGTGTAATGGGCTAACGTATTTTCTCTACCCTGCCGATGTGGCATACTCAATGATTTTTTGTGAGAGCTGAGAAATGAGTTAGTGAGTTGATGTGGCAAGCTAGGATTGGTCAAAAAATCttgatgatgtggatagcttgcatgttaagagaattatccttagtgggttgctccaatttagatattatagatttgtATGTTCGAAAGCATGTGCAGACCGTGCGACCGTATCGGACACATGTGCAGACCGTGCGACCGTACAGAGCCTCTAAATTAATATATTAAACTAGTAGTACTCTAATAACCAATTTTGTTTAGTTGGACCTTAATTAGCTCATTGTGCGATGCTACTAAATACTGGTTACAAAATGGCAGTACTAGTGCTAGGAAATCTGCAAACACATTAACTCAAAAGCCCCTAAGCCACTGACGTCTCTTTATTTCTCTATGTTCTTTTTCTCTTCATCGCGAGCGCAACTAATTCGGTTCGTCTTCCAACAGTGATTAACTCCGCTGCTTCTTATCAAGAACTAATTGAAGATCCATTTTAGAAAGATGGCACAATTCTGCTAAAAAAATACTCACTTTTGAATTCTTAGATTGCGTTTTccagaaaaaataccacatacTATCTCCGTTCCCACACCCATGATCGTAAACTTTGACCAAACAAATTAAACAACAATATCTTGATTATATAATGCATAAGTGATATTGCTAGTTgaaaaatactttctaatgatacccATTTTTTATATACTCGTCGTAAAACAAAAATCTCAACTTTTTCATAACTTGTTGTATGTATCTACAAACTAAACTCATCTAAATAAATATTTCTAGATAAACTTCGAACATCTTTTTAATATAGAAGAAGTACATAGATTTACTTTCAATCAAAGATAAAACACGAAAAAAGGAGACTTTTGTTCGTTAGAATGAAGAGAGTAGTACACATAAAACCATCTTAGTTTTTTTTGAAGAAGTATAAAACCATCTTGGGCCTGGCCCCAATTTCTTGTTTTGCATCATATTCTCAGGTACGGCCCTGTTCGAAAGTATAAAGAGACATTAAAGAATGTAGAGAAATTTGACCTTGTTAATCAATGTTAAACTATGCACGAAAATGAACTGGTCTGTTCAAATGGTCTAAGAAAAATAATTCTATTGCTCAAGACCACACTTGATGCTAGGCGTGAGAATTCCGATGACTCGGTTAATGAAAAAATATATTAGATGTGCTAGTCTTGTAGTTGTAGGGGGGCTTTCTAGATAACATGCTTTAAGTAATTTTGGGCTGGGTAAATACTACAAGTCACCCGTTCGCATATGATCTTGGGCCAACAACATATTATTCAGTATGAGCGACGTTTTCGTTGACAGCAAGACGTTCACGGTGGCGAAGCTGGCATACAATAATTGGGTTCGGCAAAACCCAATAAAATCTGTTAGAGCTTCAGTGTATTAGTATATGATAGTGCTAATTAATGGAAGATTATAGAGCAACACCAAGAGATGAACCCAATAAATTTTGGCTCTAGCTCCGCCCCTAGGCGTTCATGATGACTTTGTCAATCTCAAGATTCACCTGAGTTATTTTTTACTCAAACTCTCGATAGTGCTCATAAGGATagggtgtgtgtgcgtgcgtTTATTGAAGTTAGTGTATGTACGTATGTATGAGCGTTTACGTATGTACCATGTTTCACACAAAAAttctctctattccatattagttGTTGCACATTTGGAACTACTActataatataaaatagaggGACAGGGAGTAACATTTTTCAGATATATGGAAATCGGAAAGGGTGAGCATCCTACTTTCTTACTCAAAAGAATACGTGTTTCCATAGGGTTTACGGAAAGCTGTCTTATTTATGACTGGTCGTGGTCCGGTTGGAACGAAAGCCTTCTAGAACGTTCAGCATCTCCTTCcgcaaaaccctaaaccgtagCACCGCTCCGCCCCTAGCCGGAGCCATGCGCCGGCCGCAGCGCCGCCTCGAGTCCAAGCAGTCCCGCGACAAGGAGGACGCCGAGATCCGACTCCTCGAAGCCTGGATCGACGCCGGCAAGCCCCTCCCGGGAACCAAGCCCCCTCCCCCCTCcaagtcctcctccgccgccgacgcACGGAAGAACGCACGAGCTGTGGTGGCAAAGGCGGCGGCTGGGGAGTACTCGCAGTATGGCGCGTGCACGCGGTTCGACGAGTTGCCGCTGTCCAAGAAGACAAAGGAAGGCCTGCGGAAGGCGGGGTACAAGGTGATGAGCGAGATCCAGCGCGCCGCCATCCCCCACGCGCTCTGCGGCCGCGATGtcctcggcgcggccaagaccggcTCCGGCAAGACCCTCGCCTTCGTCATTCCGGTAAGCTAATTATGCGTCTAATTTACTCTACCGCCTTAATTCCCCTTACAAGGAATGCTGAGTAAGAACCACTGTGAATTGTTATCACACTTTCGTTTTTAGGTCTGCTAATTGTGCTCCGGAAAGTGTTATTTGTTGCGTCTTGACTGTTTAGCTCATCTTACGATCATGGTACAAGAGATGGTTGCAATTCCCTGGGTAGCTTATCTCACCACGCTCCTCTTTTGGCAGGTTCTAGAGAAGCTGTATAGGGTGAAATGGACTAAGATGGATGGTGTCGGTTGCATTATTATCACTCCCACTAATGATCTAGCTGGTCAAATCTGGGATGTGGTCAATAGGCTGGGGACGCCCCTTGGCTTTAGTGGTGGTGCTATTGTTAAGCGCAATGGTATTGACGACGAAAAAGAAGCCATTAACCGTTTGAACATCATTGTGTGCACTCCTGGCCGGTTAGTCCAGCACTTCGACGAGACTCCAAACTTCGATTGCTCACAGCTCCAGGTTACCCCAGACACAACTTGATTTATGGTTACTAGACAGACTCCAAATTATGAGATGCAGATAATCTGAAATCATGTCTTCTTTTTTTTTGGTATGGAACAGATTTTGGTGATTGATGAGGCGGATCATATGCTTCACCGGGATTTCCAATCCCAAATTGACATCATCATTTCTCAGATTCCGAAAGTACaaactttactattttctgcTACACAGACGAAGTCAATTAAGGACCTTGCAAGGGTTAACCTGAAGAATCCTGAATATATAAGTGTGCATGAGCAGGCTAGCACAGCCACCCCAGATTTCCTTGAGCAGTGTGCCATGATTGTGCCTCTTGAGCAGAAGCTGAATATGCTCTGGAGCTTCATCAAAAGGCATCTAAGGTCAAAAATACTAGTCTTCTTAACAAGTGTTAAGCAGGTAATGTTTTCTCTGTTGGTAACATATGCCATGCAGTCCTCCTTTATTTGTGTTCCTGCAGTCTTGTAGTGTTGTTCAAAATCCCACCATCAAATTTATACAGTACTGAATTAAGAAACGACATAGATACATTGTCTGGAAATTCGCTTAGGTATTTTAATCCTTTTGTTTCTGTTTTGATTTTTATCACTTATTTGTTAGACATTGAATGAATGTGGGCATGGAAAATCATATGTAGCTATTTAGTTGAGAAAGATGCCTACTTCTTGTGGGATTTTCGAATATAATTGCTACCTTCATCAGTGATGGTTTCATGAGTGCACCAAGGGTGATATTTAGAAACAGTTTGTCCAAGAGTTGGTCTCTGTCATTCTTTCTTTATCTAATATTGAACTCCTGCAGGTCAAGTTTGTTTATGAAATTTTTAAGAAACTTCGTCCTGGTATTCCTCTAAAATGTATGCATGGGCGGATGAAATATGAAGTACAGCAGGCCATAGTGGCAGAATTCAATGAGAGTACTTCAGTTCTGTTCTCAACTGATATATCTGCTAGAGGATTGGATATACGGGATGTGGATTGGGTGGTACAGGTATATGTTTGTCTTGAGAACTAATATTTTGTTCTGGACACTTGTGCTATAACTTATTGTTGCTATCGTAGGTTGATTGTCCAGAAAACCTTGCAGTATACATCCACAGAGTTGGTCGCACAGCTCGTTACAATAGGAAAGGAAAATCTCTTATATTCTTGTGTCCCGAGGAAGAAAAAATGCTGGAAAAGTTGAAGGCAGCCGAAAGCAAAATACCTATAAGTGTTAGAAAGGTCAGCAGTAAGCTTATCAGTTAATTTAATGCGTAGTTTGTTGGTTGACCTATACATTTTAATGTtggtcaatattcattctatgtctgAGCTGCGTTCTTAGAGTGAGTAGGTTAGGGCTGAGGTACAGATTATTCTGAGGTGGTTCTACACAAAGCACTGCTCAGC includes these proteins:
- the LOC124678674 gene encoding DEAD-box ATP-dependent RNA helicase 32-like produces the protein MRRPQRRLESKQSRDKEDAEIRLLEAWIDAGKPLPGTKPPPPSKSSSAADARKNARAVVAKAAAGEYSQYGACTRFDELPLSKKTKEGLRKAGYKVMSEIQRAAIPHALCGRDVLGAAKTGSGKTLAFVIPVLEKLYRVKWTKMDGVGCIIITPTNDLAGQIWDVVNRLGTPLGFSGGAIVKRNGIDDEKEAINRLNIIVCTPGRLVQHFDETPNFDCSQLQILVIDEADHMLHRDFQSQIDIIISQIPKVQTLLFSATQTKSIKDLARVNLKNPEYISVHEQASTATPDFLEQCAMIVPLEQKLNMLWSFIKRHLRSKILVFLTSVKQVKFVYEIFKKLRPGIPLKCMHGRMKYEVQQAIVAEFNESTSVLFSTDISARGLDIRDVDWVVQVDCPENLAVYIHRVGRTARYNRKGKSLIFLCPEEEKMLEKLKAAESKIPISVRKPKVEQLEQISKNIAAVLVKFPNLQQLGKRAFVTYLKSIHVQKDKEVFDLNRFSAENFAAYASSLGLPVTPKIRFVTHQKNVSRKDMDENDVKQMKQKAKVIEINPQKNRDMLADDGLDDDDILYPKKATTDPNMLQLDDILSPKAPGTYTNMEPGKVEELAARPLKKKKLKINVHRPVGTRVKYDDEGNAIDPLASLAEEVGSEDVIHKDKISQRYAEMLKEMQEDDKEDKAQHKKTLHEKKLQKKMKLKRKRQEETDAVSEDSSSESDGGRNMSYKGKKKYLNNSDEDEGGDEAKDLLAQQEALALKLLGKMHD